A window of the Cucurbita pepo subsp. pepo cultivar mu-cu-16 chromosome LG01, ASM280686v2, whole genome shotgun sequence genome harbors these coding sequences:
- the LOC111790107 gene encoding uncharacterized protein LOC111790107 isoform X3, with the protein MSGGVADNAPLDYARIQLIPSENRYEAFVCCGNEVDALAEGNLDALLLHLPEVQELNSKGSKASIKLQLPASSAGATWFTKSTLSRFLHVVGSPELTNIMKTMNEMAQLEDTKRFHLSLYGQGQMSKTEEKDGCNLDGSSLKHGSGPEFASSAASKNELLRAMDLRLTALNKELTAAFEKAYGATCSSKEISHLAKFSEHFGAINLKNCTYKYLELNPKSDTVELVNDDDNKHTVTSNLSNENAISINGSLKAERSKSSTPVKYGVSPAKVAQIERQDSSETEESSDSDNENGTPAERSRTMVRSALSRRSASPMRRVQIGRTGSRRAPAIMIRSLNHLQTRDGMFSQGDVAANSGDDEEGSEPSCKAADNNVGRMSVQAAISLFESKQRNDPSEVQKRRSLANITVGANKFVLRRWSTGMGEASTKCQPELVSDESDPISHDLAEEAPTSKITEEVGSDNNISSIDMTCTTAEVEVKLEDSDITASGPPETRADSPVSKPQEVVQKLSANSEWTRRKEAELDQMLKKVMESKLVAQKNSQATRKKDVNSEQRGELYDQYKAKRDEKRRAEEAKVHTNKEAKIKGIRRVADDRRSKIASTEVNVTKKRATRKPEVPSANLSKPEKLKKEISKPSTVEKIPSRTKPMAATRKSWPSSASERTTGISPASANATRQKAQPVSSLNRMSAKMERSSPVQKKNVKENNDSARDTRRVNEKKEILQAKTGKITKAKVTPTGDTSVPVKSSIRDKVAKKSSIVPVESKSFHKGSRNSLDNSSPVISKTKSSKLSKSADSSKNSKKLTRDLEVEVTVPDLASLPDKEDVSLAALCDSETVVNGQQDSEMQTVDIVDDAHLGEDLLQKNEEKSSLEIIVEGESMIPPKSTEEIEEFQEIKANNDDTPQLASLENAVPIENPRVRLSLSQMLQEENSEPDNIDWGIAENPPTMNYQRGAPKGFKRLLKFARKSKGEANLAGWSSPSVVSEGEDDSEESKSLNTKKADNLLMKATHNSGLVKASLDKNFDHEKLYSGTYGAQNFNSKFQESHDHAAVSSTKVGRSFFSLSAFRGSK; encoded by the exons ATGAGTGGTGGAGTAGCTGATAATGCGCCTTTAGATTATGCCAGGATTCAGCTCATACCTTCTGAGAACAG GTATGAGGCATTTGTTTGCTGTGGCAATGAGGTAGATGCCCTGGCTGAGGGGAACTTGGATGCATTGTTGCTGCATTTACCAGAAGTTCAAGAGCTTAATTCCAAAGGATCTAAGGCTAGCATTAAACTCCAACTTCCAGCTTCTTCAGCTGGTGCAACATGGTTCACAAAATCTACCTTAAGCAG GTTCCTCCATGTAGTTGGCTCGCCCGAATTAACTAATATTATGAAAACAATGAACGAGATGGCTCAACTAGAAGATACCAAGAGATTTCATCTTTCATTATATGGCCAG GGTCAGATGTCGAAGACCGAAGAAAAAG ATGGCTGCAACCTCGACGGCTCTAGTCTGAAACACGGG TCTGGACCTGAATTTGCTTCATCAGCTGCATCGAA AAACGAATTGTTGCGAGCTATGGACTTGAGGCTTACAGCATTAAATAAGGAATTAACTGCAGCATTTGAAAAGGCTTACGGTGCAACCTGCAGTTCTAAAGAAATCAGTCATTTAGCGAAGTTTTCGGAACATTTTGGAGCTATAAATTTGAA GAATTGTACATACAAATATTTGGAACTTAATCCGAAGAGTGATACCGTCGAGCtcgttaatgatgatgataataagCACACCGTTACTTCGAATTTGAGCAACGAAAATGCTATTAGTATAAATGGCAGCCTTAAAGCTGAAAGATCAAAGTCATCTACTCCAGTGAAATATGGTGTTTCACCTGCAAAAGTTGCCCAGATTGAGCGACAGGATTCATCAGAAACTGAGGAGTCTTCTGACtctgataatgaaaatgggacACCAGCAGAAAGAAGTAGAACAATGGTACGGTCAGCGCTTTCGAGAAGGTCAGCATCACCCATGAGAAGGGTTCAGATAGGTAGAACGGGCTCCCGCCGAGCACCTGCAATAATGATTAGGAGTCTAAATCATCTGCAAACAAGAGACGGTATGTTTTCTCAAGGAGATGTAGCAGCTAATAGTGGTGATGATGAGGAAGGATCAGAACCTTCCTGTAAAGCAGCTGATAACAATGTCGGTAGAATGTCGGTTCAGGCTGCAATCAGTCTTTTTGAAAGCAAACAGAGAAATGACCCATCCGAGGTTCAGAAAAGAAGATCATTAGCAAATATAACCGTTGGtgcaaataaatttgtattgaGAAGATGGAGTACAGGCATGGGAGAGGCTTCTACGAAATGCCAGCCAGAGCTTGTTAGTGACGAATCCGATCCAATTAGTCACGATTTGGCTGAAGAGGCTCCGACGAGTAAGATAACAGAGGAAGTGGGATCTGATAATAATATATCTTCGATCGATATGACTTGTACAACTGCTGAAGTTGAAGTGAAATTAGAAGATTCAGACATAACAGCTTCTGGTCCACCAGAGACTCGAGCAGATTCTCCCGTTAGTAAACCGCAGGAAGTTGTCCAAAAACTTTCTGCAAATTCAGAATGGACCCGTAGAAAGGAAGCGGAATTGGACCAAATGCTGAAAAAAGTGATGGAAAGTAAGCTTGTGGCACAAAAGAATTCTCAAGCAACTCGAAAAAAAGATGTCAATTCTGAGCAGAGGGGTGAATTGTATGATCAATACAAAGCAAAGAGAGATGAAAAACGTAGAGCAGAGGAAGCCAAAGTACATACAAATAAAGAGGCAAAAATTAAGGGAATTCGTCGAGTTGCTGATGATAGGAGATCCAAGATAGCCTCTACTGAAGTTAATGTAACAAAAAAACGTGCTACACGTAAGCCTGAAGTTCCATCAGCAAATTTGTCAAAACCAGAAAAACTGAAGAAGGAAATCTCCAAACCATCCACAGTTGAAAAGATACCATCTAGAACAAAACCAATGGCTGCCACACGTAAGTCATGGCCATCTTCTGCATCAGAAAGAACCACTGGGATTTCTCCAGCCAGCGCGAATGCAACTCGTCAGAAAGCTCAACCGGTGTCATCCCTTAATCGAATGAGTGCTAAAATGGAAAGATCATCCCCcgtgcaaaagaaaaatgtgaagGAAAATAATGATAGTGCAAGGGACACGAGGCGTGTGAAcgaaaagaaggaaatattGCAAGCAAAGACgggaaaaataacaaaagcGAAAGTTACACCTACTGGGGATACCTCTGTTCCTGTGAAGTCGAGTATACGCGACAAGGTAGCCAAAAAAAGCAGCATAGTGCCAGTAGAATCAAAGTCCTTTCATAAGGGTTCTAGAAATAGCTTAGACAATAGTAGTCCAGTGATTAGCAAgacaaaatcttcaaaactTTCTAAGTCTGCAGATTCTTCAAAGAATAGCAAAAAATTGACTCGTGATCTAGAAGTGGAGGTTACAGTTCCTGATCTGGCCAGTCTACCCGATAAAGAGGATGTTTCGTTGGCAGCTCTTTGCGATTCTGAAACTGTTGTGAATGGTCAACAGGATAGCGAGATGCAGACTGTAGATATAGTTGATGATGCTCATCTTGGTGAGGATctacttcaaaaaaatgaagagaaatctTCTTTAGAAATTATAGTTGAAGGAGAATCAATGATCCCACCGAAGTCCACAGAGGAAATAGAAGAGTTTCAAGAGATAAAAGCCAATAATGATGACACACCTCAACTTGCATCACTGGAAAATGCTGTACCAATCGAAAATCCCCGTGTTCGTCTCTCTTTGTCCCAGATGCTACAGGAAGAAAATAGTGAACCTGATAATATTGATTGGGGAATTGCAGAAAATCCTCCCACGATGAACTACCAAAGGGGTGCTCCAAAAGGATTTAAGAGACTCCTAAAGTTTGCAAGGAAAAGCAAGGGAGAAGCAAACCTGGCTGGTTGGTCGAGCCCTTCCGTGGTTTCTGAGGGGGAGGATGATTCTGAGGAATCTAAATCTCTGAACACGAAAAAGGCAGACAATCTATTGATGAAAGCTACACATAACTCTGGTCTTGTAAAGGCTTCTCTGGACAAAAACTTTGACCATGAAAAACTATACTCAG GTACATATGGTGCACAGAATTTTAATTCCAAGTTTCAAGAAAGCCATGATCATGCTGCAGTTTCTTCAACTAAAG TAGGCAGGTCTTTCTTTTCGCTATCCGCTTTTCGGGGCAGTAAATAG
- the LOC111790107 gene encoding uncharacterized protein LOC111790107 isoform X2 produces MIVIAMSGGVADNAPLDYARIQLIPSENRYEAFVCCGNEVDALAEGNLDALLLHLPEVQELNSKGSKASIKLQLPASSAGATWFTKSTLSRFLHVVGSPELTNIMKTMNEMAQLEDTKRFHLSLYGQGQMSKTEEKDGCNLDGSSLKHGSGPEFASSAASKNELLRAMDLRLTALNKELTAAFEKAYGATCSSKEISHLAKFSEHFGAINLKNCTYKYLELNPKSDTVELVNDDDNKHTVTSNLSNENAISINGSLKAERSKSSTPVKYGVSPAKVAQIERQDSSETEESSDSDNENGTPAERSRTMVRSALSRRSASPMRRVQIGRTGSRRAPAIMIRSLNHLQTRDGMFSQGDVAANSGDDEEGSEPSCKAADNNVGRMSVQAAISLFESKQRNDPSEVQKRRSLANITVGANKFVLRRWSTGMGEASTKCQPELVSDESDPISHDLAEEAPTSKITEEVGSDNNISSIDMTCTTAEVEVKLEDSDITASGPPETRADSPVSKPQEVVQKLSANSEWTRRKEAELDQMLKKVMESKLVAQKNSQATRKKDVNSEQRGELYDQYKAKRDEKRRAEEAKVHTNKEAKIKGIRRVADDRRSKIASTEVNVTKKRATRKPEVPSANLSKPEKLKKEISKPSTVEKIPSRTKPMAATRKSWPSSASERTTGISPASANATRQKAQPVSSLNRMSAKMERSSPVQKKNVKENNDSARDTRRVNEKKEILQAKTGKITKAKVTPTGDTSVPVKSSIRDKVAKKSSIVPVESKSFHKGSRNSLDNSSPVISKTKSSKLSKSADSSKNSKKLTRDLEVEVTVPDLASLPDKEDVSLAALCDSETVVNGQQDSEMQTVDIVDDAHLGEDLLQKNEEKSSLEIIVEGESMIPPKSTEEIEEFQEIKANNDDTPQLASLENAVPIENPRVRLSLSQMLQEENSEPDNIDWGIAENPPTMNYQRGAPKGFKRLLKFARKSKGEANLAGWSSPSVVSEGEDDSEESKSLNTKKADNLLMKATHNSGLVKASLDKNFDHEKLYSGTYGAQNFNSKFQESHDHAAVSSTKGRSFFSLSAFRGSK; encoded by the exons ATGATT GTGATTGCAATGAGTGGTGGAGTAGCTGATAATGCGCCTTTAGATTATGCCAGGATTCAGCTCATACCTTCTGAGAACAG GTATGAGGCATTTGTTTGCTGTGGCAATGAGGTAGATGCCCTGGCTGAGGGGAACTTGGATGCATTGTTGCTGCATTTACCAGAAGTTCAAGAGCTTAATTCCAAAGGATCTAAGGCTAGCATTAAACTCCAACTTCCAGCTTCTTCAGCTGGTGCAACATGGTTCACAAAATCTACCTTAAGCAG GTTCCTCCATGTAGTTGGCTCGCCCGAATTAACTAATATTATGAAAACAATGAACGAGATGGCTCAACTAGAAGATACCAAGAGATTTCATCTTTCATTATATGGCCAG GGTCAGATGTCGAAGACCGAAGAAAAAG ATGGCTGCAACCTCGACGGCTCTAGTCTGAAACACGGG TCTGGACCTGAATTTGCTTCATCAGCTGCATCGAA AAACGAATTGTTGCGAGCTATGGACTTGAGGCTTACAGCATTAAATAAGGAATTAACTGCAGCATTTGAAAAGGCTTACGGTGCAACCTGCAGTTCTAAAGAAATCAGTCATTTAGCGAAGTTTTCGGAACATTTTGGAGCTATAAATTTGAA GAATTGTACATACAAATATTTGGAACTTAATCCGAAGAGTGATACCGTCGAGCtcgttaatgatgatgataataagCACACCGTTACTTCGAATTTGAGCAACGAAAATGCTATTAGTATAAATGGCAGCCTTAAAGCTGAAAGATCAAAGTCATCTACTCCAGTGAAATATGGTGTTTCACCTGCAAAAGTTGCCCAGATTGAGCGACAGGATTCATCAGAAACTGAGGAGTCTTCTGACtctgataatgaaaatgggacACCAGCAGAAAGAAGTAGAACAATGGTACGGTCAGCGCTTTCGAGAAGGTCAGCATCACCCATGAGAAGGGTTCAGATAGGTAGAACGGGCTCCCGCCGAGCACCTGCAATAATGATTAGGAGTCTAAATCATCTGCAAACAAGAGACGGTATGTTTTCTCAAGGAGATGTAGCAGCTAATAGTGGTGATGATGAGGAAGGATCAGAACCTTCCTGTAAAGCAGCTGATAACAATGTCGGTAGAATGTCGGTTCAGGCTGCAATCAGTCTTTTTGAAAGCAAACAGAGAAATGACCCATCCGAGGTTCAGAAAAGAAGATCATTAGCAAATATAACCGTTGGtgcaaataaatttgtattgaGAAGATGGAGTACAGGCATGGGAGAGGCTTCTACGAAATGCCAGCCAGAGCTTGTTAGTGACGAATCCGATCCAATTAGTCACGATTTGGCTGAAGAGGCTCCGACGAGTAAGATAACAGAGGAAGTGGGATCTGATAATAATATATCTTCGATCGATATGACTTGTACAACTGCTGAAGTTGAAGTGAAATTAGAAGATTCAGACATAACAGCTTCTGGTCCACCAGAGACTCGAGCAGATTCTCCCGTTAGTAAACCGCAGGAAGTTGTCCAAAAACTTTCTGCAAATTCAGAATGGACCCGTAGAAAGGAAGCGGAATTGGACCAAATGCTGAAAAAAGTGATGGAAAGTAAGCTTGTGGCACAAAAGAATTCTCAAGCAACTCGAAAAAAAGATGTCAATTCTGAGCAGAGGGGTGAATTGTATGATCAATACAAAGCAAAGAGAGATGAAAAACGTAGAGCAGAGGAAGCCAAAGTACATACAAATAAAGAGGCAAAAATTAAGGGAATTCGTCGAGTTGCTGATGATAGGAGATCCAAGATAGCCTCTACTGAAGTTAATGTAACAAAAAAACGTGCTACACGTAAGCCTGAAGTTCCATCAGCAAATTTGTCAAAACCAGAAAAACTGAAGAAGGAAATCTCCAAACCATCCACAGTTGAAAAGATACCATCTAGAACAAAACCAATGGCTGCCACACGTAAGTCATGGCCATCTTCTGCATCAGAAAGAACCACTGGGATTTCTCCAGCCAGCGCGAATGCAACTCGTCAGAAAGCTCAACCGGTGTCATCCCTTAATCGAATGAGTGCTAAAATGGAAAGATCATCCCCcgtgcaaaagaaaaatgtgaagGAAAATAATGATAGTGCAAGGGACACGAGGCGTGTGAAcgaaaagaaggaaatattGCAAGCAAAGACgggaaaaataacaaaagcGAAAGTTACACCTACTGGGGATACCTCTGTTCCTGTGAAGTCGAGTATACGCGACAAGGTAGCCAAAAAAAGCAGCATAGTGCCAGTAGAATCAAAGTCCTTTCATAAGGGTTCTAGAAATAGCTTAGACAATAGTAGTCCAGTGATTAGCAAgacaaaatcttcaaaactTTCTAAGTCTGCAGATTCTTCAAAGAATAGCAAAAAATTGACTCGTGATCTAGAAGTGGAGGTTACAGTTCCTGATCTGGCCAGTCTACCCGATAAAGAGGATGTTTCGTTGGCAGCTCTTTGCGATTCTGAAACTGTTGTGAATGGTCAACAGGATAGCGAGATGCAGACTGTAGATATAGTTGATGATGCTCATCTTGGTGAGGATctacttcaaaaaaatgaagagaaatctTCTTTAGAAATTATAGTTGAAGGAGAATCAATGATCCCACCGAAGTCCACAGAGGAAATAGAAGAGTTTCAAGAGATAAAAGCCAATAATGATGACACACCTCAACTTGCATCACTGGAAAATGCTGTACCAATCGAAAATCCCCGTGTTCGTCTCTCTTTGTCCCAGATGCTACAGGAAGAAAATAGTGAACCTGATAATATTGATTGGGGAATTGCAGAAAATCCTCCCACGATGAACTACCAAAGGGGTGCTCCAAAAGGATTTAAGAGACTCCTAAAGTTTGCAAGGAAAAGCAAGGGAGAAGCAAACCTGGCTGGTTGGTCGAGCCCTTCCGTGGTTTCTGAGGGGGAGGATGATTCTGAGGAATCTAAATCTCTGAACACGAAAAAGGCAGACAATCTATTGATGAAAGCTACACATAACTCTGGTCTTGTAAAGGCTTCTCTGGACAAAAACTTTGACCATGAAAAACTATACTCAG GTACATATGGTGCACAGAATTTTAATTCCAAGTTTCAAGAAAGCCATGATCATGCTGCAGTTTCTTCAACTAAAG GCAGGTCTTTCTTTTCGCTATCCGCTTTTCGGGGCAGTAAATAG
- the LOC111790107 gene encoding uncharacterized protein LOC111790107 isoform X1 — protein MIVIAMSGGVADNAPLDYARIQLIPSENRYEAFVCCGNEVDALAEGNLDALLLHLPEVQELNSKGSKASIKLQLPASSAGATWFTKSTLSRFLHVVGSPELTNIMKTMNEMAQLEDTKRFHLSLYGQGQMSKTEEKDGCNLDGSSLKHGSGPEFASSAASKNELLRAMDLRLTALNKELTAAFEKAYGATCSSKEISHLAKFSEHFGAINLKNCTYKYLELNPKSDTVELVNDDDNKHTVTSNLSNENAISINGSLKAERSKSSTPVKYGVSPAKVAQIERQDSSETEESSDSDNENGTPAERSRTMVRSALSRRSASPMRRVQIGRTGSRRAPAIMIRSLNHLQTRDGMFSQGDVAANSGDDEEGSEPSCKAADNNVGRMSVQAAISLFESKQRNDPSEVQKRRSLANITVGANKFVLRRWSTGMGEASTKCQPELVSDESDPISHDLAEEAPTSKITEEVGSDNNISSIDMTCTTAEVEVKLEDSDITASGPPETRADSPVSKPQEVVQKLSANSEWTRRKEAELDQMLKKVMESKLVAQKNSQATRKKDVNSEQRGELYDQYKAKRDEKRRAEEAKVHTNKEAKIKGIRRVADDRRSKIASTEVNVTKKRATRKPEVPSANLSKPEKLKKEISKPSTVEKIPSRTKPMAATRKSWPSSASERTTGISPASANATRQKAQPVSSLNRMSAKMERSSPVQKKNVKENNDSARDTRRVNEKKEILQAKTGKITKAKVTPTGDTSVPVKSSIRDKVAKKSSIVPVESKSFHKGSRNSLDNSSPVISKTKSSKLSKSADSSKNSKKLTRDLEVEVTVPDLASLPDKEDVSLAALCDSETVVNGQQDSEMQTVDIVDDAHLGEDLLQKNEEKSSLEIIVEGESMIPPKSTEEIEEFQEIKANNDDTPQLASLENAVPIENPRVRLSLSQMLQEENSEPDNIDWGIAENPPTMNYQRGAPKGFKRLLKFARKSKGEANLAGWSSPSVVSEGEDDSEESKSLNTKKADNLLMKATHNSGLVKASLDKNFDHEKLYSGTYGAQNFNSKFQESHDHAAVSSTKVGRSFFSLSAFRGSK, from the exons ATGATT GTGATTGCAATGAGTGGTGGAGTAGCTGATAATGCGCCTTTAGATTATGCCAGGATTCAGCTCATACCTTCTGAGAACAG GTATGAGGCATTTGTTTGCTGTGGCAATGAGGTAGATGCCCTGGCTGAGGGGAACTTGGATGCATTGTTGCTGCATTTACCAGAAGTTCAAGAGCTTAATTCCAAAGGATCTAAGGCTAGCATTAAACTCCAACTTCCAGCTTCTTCAGCTGGTGCAACATGGTTCACAAAATCTACCTTAAGCAG GTTCCTCCATGTAGTTGGCTCGCCCGAATTAACTAATATTATGAAAACAATGAACGAGATGGCTCAACTAGAAGATACCAAGAGATTTCATCTTTCATTATATGGCCAG GGTCAGATGTCGAAGACCGAAGAAAAAG ATGGCTGCAACCTCGACGGCTCTAGTCTGAAACACGGG TCTGGACCTGAATTTGCTTCATCAGCTGCATCGAA AAACGAATTGTTGCGAGCTATGGACTTGAGGCTTACAGCATTAAATAAGGAATTAACTGCAGCATTTGAAAAGGCTTACGGTGCAACCTGCAGTTCTAAAGAAATCAGTCATTTAGCGAAGTTTTCGGAACATTTTGGAGCTATAAATTTGAA GAATTGTACATACAAATATTTGGAACTTAATCCGAAGAGTGATACCGTCGAGCtcgttaatgatgatgataataagCACACCGTTACTTCGAATTTGAGCAACGAAAATGCTATTAGTATAAATGGCAGCCTTAAAGCTGAAAGATCAAAGTCATCTACTCCAGTGAAATATGGTGTTTCACCTGCAAAAGTTGCCCAGATTGAGCGACAGGATTCATCAGAAACTGAGGAGTCTTCTGACtctgataatgaaaatgggacACCAGCAGAAAGAAGTAGAACAATGGTACGGTCAGCGCTTTCGAGAAGGTCAGCATCACCCATGAGAAGGGTTCAGATAGGTAGAACGGGCTCCCGCCGAGCACCTGCAATAATGATTAGGAGTCTAAATCATCTGCAAACAAGAGACGGTATGTTTTCTCAAGGAGATGTAGCAGCTAATAGTGGTGATGATGAGGAAGGATCAGAACCTTCCTGTAAAGCAGCTGATAACAATGTCGGTAGAATGTCGGTTCAGGCTGCAATCAGTCTTTTTGAAAGCAAACAGAGAAATGACCCATCCGAGGTTCAGAAAAGAAGATCATTAGCAAATATAACCGTTGGtgcaaataaatttgtattgaGAAGATGGAGTACAGGCATGGGAGAGGCTTCTACGAAATGCCAGCCAGAGCTTGTTAGTGACGAATCCGATCCAATTAGTCACGATTTGGCTGAAGAGGCTCCGACGAGTAAGATAACAGAGGAAGTGGGATCTGATAATAATATATCTTCGATCGATATGACTTGTACAACTGCTGAAGTTGAAGTGAAATTAGAAGATTCAGACATAACAGCTTCTGGTCCACCAGAGACTCGAGCAGATTCTCCCGTTAGTAAACCGCAGGAAGTTGTCCAAAAACTTTCTGCAAATTCAGAATGGACCCGTAGAAAGGAAGCGGAATTGGACCAAATGCTGAAAAAAGTGATGGAAAGTAAGCTTGTGGCACAAAAGAATTCTCAAGCAACTCGAAAAAAAGATGTCAATTCTGAGCAGAGGGGTGAATTGTATGATCAATACAAAGCAAAGAGAGATGAAAAACGTAGAGCAGAGGAAGCCAAAGTACATACAAATAAAGAGGCAAAAATTAAGGGAATTCGTCGAGTTGCTGATGATAGGAGATCCAAGATAGCCTCTACTGAAGTTAATGTAACAAAAAAACGTGCTACACGTAAGCCTGAAGTTCCATCAGCAAATTTGTCAAAACCAGAAAAACTGAAGAAGGAAATCTCCAAACCATCCACAGTTGAAAAGATACCATCTAGAACAAAACCAATGGCTGCCACACGTAAGTCATGGCCATCTTCTGCATCAGAAAGAACCACTGGGATTTCTCCAGCCAGCGCGAATGCAACTCGTCAGAAAGCTCAACCGGTGTCATCCCTTAATCGAATGAGTGCTAAAATGGAAAGATCATCCCCcgtgcaaaagaaaaatgtgaagGAAAATAATGATAGTGCAAGGGACACGAGGCGTGTGAAcgaaaagaaggaaatattGCAAGCAAAGACgggaaaaataacaaaagcGAAAGTTACACCTACTGGGGATACCTCTGTTCCTGTGAAGTCGAGTATACGCGACAAGGTAGCCAAAAAAAGCAGCATAGTGCCAGTAGAATCAAAGTCCTTTCATAAGGGTTCTAGAAATAGCTTAGACAATAGTAGTCCAGTGATTAGCAAgacaaaatcttcaaaactTTCTAAGTCTGCAGATTCTTCAAAGAATAGCAAAAAATTGACTCGTGATCTAGAAGTGGAGGTTACAGTTCCTGATCTGGCCAGTCTACCCGATAAAGAGGATGTTTCGTTGGCAGCTCTTTGCGATTCTGAAACTGTTGTGAATGGTCAACAGGATAGCGAGATGCAGACTGTAGATATAGTTGATGATGCTCATCTTGGTGAGGATctacttcaaaaaaatgaagagaaatctTCTTTAGAAATTATAGTTGAAGGAGAATCAATGATCCCACCGAAGTCCACAGAGGAAATAGAAGAGTTTCAAGAGATAAAAGCCAATAATGATGACACACCTCAACTTGCATCACTGGAAAATGCTGTACCAATCGAAAATCCCCGTGTTCGTCTCTCTTTGTCCCAGATGCTACAGGAAGAAAATAGTGAACCTGATAATATTGATTGGGGAATTGCAGAAAATCCTCCCACGATGAACTACCAAAGGGGTGCTCCAAAAGGATTTAAGAGACTCCTAAAGTTTGCAAGGAAAAGCAAGGGAGAAGCAAACCTGGCTGGTTGGTCGAGCCCTTCCGTGGTTTCTGAGGGGGAGGATGATTCTGAGGAATCTAAATCTCTGAACACGAAAAAGGCAGACAATCTATTGATGAAAGCTACACATAACTCTGGTCTTGTAAAGGCTTCTCTGGACAAAAACTTTGACCATGAAAAACTATACTCAG GTACATATGGTGCACAGAATTTTAATTCCAAGTTTCAAGAAAGCCATGATCATGCTGCAGTTTCTTCAACTAAAG TAGGCAGGTCTTTCTTTTCGCTATCCGCTTTTCGGGGCAGTAAATAG